In one Haloplanus salinus genomic region, the following are encoded:
- a CDS encoding alpha/beta fold hydrolase, which translates to METVTHHGRETAYRRHDRGGDADPILFVHGSGGSHAVWKSQARLADDRPVVALDLSGHGASDDVAAEPGYEALSAYVDDAVAVAAATDARVLCGNSLGGAVAMTALLERDVDLDAAVLAGTGAKLAVLDDLLRWLRDDFERAIEFLHGPDRLFHDPDERLLEASRETLHAAGRAVTERDFRTSHAFDVRGRLGDIDVPTLAVVGEYDALTPPWYHETLAERIPDAEWTTVEDAAHLAMLERPTGFNEALTDFLDA; encoded by the coding sequence ATGGAGACGGTAACCCACCACGGCCGGGAGACGGCGTATCGCCGCCACGACCGCGGCGGCGACGCCGATCCGATCCTGTTCGTCCACGGCAGCGGCGGATCGCACGCGGTCTGGAAGTCCCAGGCGCGACTCGCCGACGACCGACCCGTCGTCGCCCTCGACCTGAGCGGCCACGGGGCGAGCGACGACGTGGCGGCCGAGCCGGGGTACGAGGCGCTCTCGGCGTACGTCGACGACGCCGTCGCCGTCGCCGCGGCCACGGACGCTCGCGTCCTCTGTGGCAACTCGCTCGGCGGCGCGGTCGCCATGACCGCCCTCCTCGAACGCGACGTCGACCTCGACGCCGCCGTCCTCGCGGGGACGGGCGCCAAACTCGCCGTCCTCGACGATCTGCTCCGGTGGCTCCGGGACGACTTCGAGCGGGCGATCGAGTTCCTCCACGGGCCGGATCGGCTCTTTCACGACCCCGACGAGCGGCTGCTCGAGGCGTCCCGCGAGACCCTCCACGCGGCCGGACGGGCCGTCACCGAGCGCGACTTCCGGACCAGTCACGCGTTCGACGTACGCGGTCGCCTCGGCGATATCGACGTGCCCACCCTCGCCGTCGTCGGCGAGTACGATGCCCTCACCCCGCCCTGGTACCACGAGACGCTCGCCGAGCGCATCCCCGACGCCGAGTGGACGACCGTCGAGGACGCCGCCCACCTCGCCATGCTGGAGCGTCCGACGGGGTTCAACGAGGCGCTGACCGACTTCCTCGACGCGTAA
- a CDS encoding CBS domain-containing protein has protein sequence MIDVPVSAVMTDAPTVPPATTAAEAAQHLRRADVRAVVVGPAVAGIVTESDIVAVVAEGGDDPTVESFMSSPVVTVGPTTPVGLAADRMRDAGVACLPVVDDPGSPPDRGSPAGGDGRYLGLVTRADVAPYLSRHRLDVDWEGDPLSLGGAGVPERSVE, from the coding sequence ATGATCGACGTACCCGTCTCCGCCGTGATGACCGACGCCCCGACCGTTCCGCCGGCCACGACGGCCGCCGAAGCCGCACAGCACCTCCGCCGGGCCGACGTCCGCGCCGTCGTCGTCGGCCCGGCCGTGGCGGGCATCGTGACCGAGTCGGACATCGTCGCCGTCGTCGCCGAGGGTGGGGACGACCCCACGGTCGAGTCGTTCATGTCGTCGCCGGTGGTGACCGTCGGTCCGACTACACCGGTCGGCCTCGCCGCCGACCGGATGCGCGACGCGGGCGTAGCGTGTCTCCCCGTCGTCGACGACCCGGGGTCACCGCCGGACCGGGGTTCCCCGGCCGGCGGCGACGGACGCTACCTCGGGCTGGTCACTCGAGCCGACGTCGCCCCGTATCTCTCCCGGCACCGCCTCGACGTCGACTGGGAGGGCGACCCCCTCTCGCTCGGCGGGGCGGGGGTGCCGGAACGATCGGTGGAGTGA
- a CDS encoding LSM domain-containing protein — protein sequence MGGRPLDVLEASLDEDVTVHLKDGRAFHGLLAGYDQHMNVVLDPVDEVGEGILGEPEIESVDNTTIIRGDNVVTIST from the coding sequence ATGGGCGGACGACCCCTCGACGTGCTGGAGGCTTCGCTGGACGAGGACGTGACGGTACATCTCAAGGACGGCCGGGCGTTTCACGGTCTCCTCGCCGGCTACGACCAGCACATGAACGTCGTGCTCGACCCGGTCGACGAGGTCGGGGAAGGCATCCTCGGCGAGCCGGAGATCGAGTCGGTCGACAACACAACCATTATACGCGGCGATAACGTCGTGACGATAAGTACATGA
- a CDS encoding DUF5822 domain-containing protein — protein MPHRVERTDPDGVDFGWVMQVTFVATIVAGAPLVAALSTTTALPTWGARAAFAVRVGAAVWFVTALFAYAYARRKADA, from the coding sequence GTGCCACACCGCGTCGAGCGAACCGATCCGGACGGCGTCGACTTCGGGTGGGTGATGCAGGTGACGTTCGTCGCGACCATCGTCGCCGGCGCACCTCTCGTCGCCGCCCTCTCGACGACGACGGCGCTCCCGACGTGGGGAGCGCGCGCCGCCTTCGCGGTCCGGGTCGGGGCGGCCGTCTGGTTCGTCACCGCACTCTTCGCGTACGCGTACGCCCGGCGCAAGGCCGACGCGTAG
- a CDS encoding YgaP-like transmembrane domain: MVSTCHFQVRRLGGSVVLLGLLLGVFVDSWFLAISAFAGVNLVQSSFTDFCPAERFLPACRSAGPDPAAD; this comes from the coding sequence ATGGTCAGTACGTGCCACTTTCAGGTTCGGCGTCTCGGCGGCTCAGTCGTGTTGCTCGGCTTGCTCCTCGGGGTGTTCGTCGACTCGTGGTTCCTGGCGATTTCGGCGTTCGCCGGGGTAAACCTCGTCCAGAGCAGCTTCACCGACTTCTGCCCGGCCGAGCGGTTCCTTCCGGCGTGTAGATCGGCGGGACCGGATCCGGCGGCGGACTGA
- a CDS encoding CDC48 family AAA ATPase, producing the protein MKLVVKPLKQKDAGRGLAAIDRAAVAEMGLEVGDYIRIEGKEGTAIARVWPGHPEDQGSGVVRIDGQLRQQANVGIDDRVEVEKADVKQAERVTVALPQQIGIRGDIGHYLRDKLTDKPITKGQTLRVPFGFGFMSGRQSQALPLKVADTDPAGTVVVTDSTEVTVSEKPAEQIRETGGDGRTETPDVTYEDIGGLDRELEQVREMIELPMRHPELFRRLGIDPPKGVLLHGPPGTGKTLIAKAVANEIDAHFHTISGPEIMSKYYGESEEQLREAFEEAEENAPAIVFIDELDSIAPKRGEAGGDVERRVVAQLLSLMDGLEERGEVVVIGATNRVDAIDPALRRGGRFDREIEIGVPDRDGRREILQVHTRNMPLADDVDIDAFAESTHGFVGADIEGLAKEAAMNALRRIRPEIDLDEEEIDAEILEGLEVDEDDFQEAMKGIEPSALREVFVEVPDVTWTDVGGLEDTKERLRETIQWPLDYPEVFEAMDMESAKGVLMYGPPGTGKTLLAKAVANEAESNFISVKGPELLDKYVGESEKGVREIFSKARENAPTVIFFDEIDAIATERGRNTGDSGVSERVVSQLLTELDGLETLEDVVVIATSNRPDLIDSALLRPGRLDRHVHVPVPDEDARRAIFDVHTRSKPLADDVDLDSLARRTENYVGADIEAVCREASMAASREFIHSVSSEEIGESVENVRITMEHFEHALDEVTASVTEETRERYRKIEQRFTSDEPDVGTDTEASRTFH; encoded by the coding sequence ATGAAACTCGTCGTCAAGCCACTGAAACAGAAAGACGCCGGCCGTGGACTGGCCGCCATCGACCGCGCCGCAGTCGCGGAGATGGGGCTGGAGGTCGGCGATTACATCCGCATCGAGGGGAAGGAAGGCACCGCCATCGCGCGCGTCTGGCCCGGTCATCCCGAGGACCAAGGGTCGGGCGTCGTCCGTATCGACGGCCAGCTCCGCCAGCAGGCCAACGTCGGCATCGACGACCGGGTCGAAGTCGAGAAGGCGGACGTAAAGCAGGCCGAGCGGGTGACGGTCGCGCTCCCCCAGCAGATCGGCATCCGGGGGGACATCGGCCACTACCTCCGTGACAAGCTGACCGACAAGCCGATCACGAAGGGGCAGACCCTCCGTGTGCCCTTCGGCTTCGGCTTCATGAGCGGCCGGCAGAGCCAGGCCCTCCCGCTGAAGGTCGCCGACACCGACCCCGCCGGAACCGTCGTCGTCACCGATTCGACGGAGGTGACGGTCAGCGAGAAACCAGCCGAGCAGATCCGCGAGACCGGCGGCGACGGCCGCACCGAGACGCCCGACGTGACCTACGAGGACATCGGCGGGCTCGACCGCGAACTCGAACAGGTCCGCGAGATGATCGAACTGCCGATGCGCCACCCCGAGCTGTTCCGCCGGCTCGGCATCGACCCGCCGAAGGGCGTGCTCCTCCACGGGCCGCCCGGCACCGGGAAGACGCTGATCGCCAAGGCCGTCGCCAACGAAATCGACGCCCACTTCCACACCATCTCCGGCCCGGAGATCATGTCGAAATACTACGGCGAGAGCGAGGAACAGCTCCGGGAGGCCTTCGAGGAGGCCGAGGAGAACGCCCCCGCCATCGTCTTCATCGACGAACTCGACTCCATCGCACCCAAGCGTGGTGAGGCCGGCGGCGACGTGGAACGCCGGGTCGTCGCCCAGTTGCTCAGCCTGATGGACGGGCTGGAGGAGCGCGGCGAGGTCGTGGTCATCGGCGCGACCAACCGCGTCGACGCCATCGACCCCGCGCTCCGTCGCGGCGGCCGGTTCGACCGCGAGATCGAGATCGGCGTCCCCGACCGCGACGGACGCCGCGAGATCCTGCAGGTCCACACCCGTAACATGCCGCTCGCGGACGACGTCGACATCGACGCCTTCGCGGAGTCGACCCACGGCTTCGTCGGCGCCGACATCGAGGGGCTCGCGAAGGAGGCCGCGATGAACGCCCTCCGGCGCATCCGCCCGGAGATCGATCTCGACGAGGAGGAGATCGACGCCGAGATCCTCGAAGGGCTGGAGGTCGACGAGGACGACTTCCAGGAGGCGATGAAGGGGATCGAACCCTCCGCGCTCCGGGAGGTGTTCGTCGAGGTGCCCGACGTGACTTGGACGGACGTCGGTGGGTTGGAAGACACCAAAGAGCGCCTCCGCGAGACCATCCAGTGGCCGCTCGACTACCCCGAGGTGTTCGAGGCCATGGACATGGAGTCCGCGAAGGGCGTGCTCATGTACGGCCCGCCCGGCACCGGGAAGACCTTGCTCGCCAAGGCGGTCGCCAACGAGGCCGAATCCAACTTCATCTCGGTGAAGGGGCCCGAACTCCTCGATAAGTACGTCGGGGAGAGCGAGAAGGGGGTCCGCGAGATCTTCAGCAAGGCCCGCGAGAACGCGCCGACCGTCATCTTCTTCGACGAGATCGACGCCATCGCGACCGAGCGCGGTCGCAACACCGGCGACTCCGGCGTCTCCGAGCGCGTCGTCTCCCAGCTTCTGACGGAACTCGACGGGCTGGAGACCCTGGAGGACGTGGTGGTCATCGCTACCTCGAACCGCCCGGATCTCATCGACTCCGCGCTCCTGCGTCCCGGTCGCCTGGACCGGCACGTCCACGTGCCCGTCCCCGACGAGGACGCTCGGCGCGCCATCTTCGACGTTCACACCCGGAGCAAGCCGCTCGCGGACGACGTGGATCTGGACAGCCTCGCCCGCCGGACCGAGAACTACGTCGGCGCCGACATCGAGGCCGTCTGCCGCGAGGCGTCGATGGCTGCCAGCCGCGAGTTCATCCACAGCGTCTCGTCCGAAGAGATCGGCGAGTCCGTGGAGAACGTCCGCATCACGATGGAACACTTCGAACACGCGCTCGACGAAGTGACCGCGAGCGTCACCGAGGAGACCCGCGAGCGCTACCGCAAGATCGAGCAGCGCTTCACCAGCGACGAGCCCGACGTGGGCACCGACACCGAAGCGAGCCGGACGTTCCACTAG
- a CDS encoding GNAT family N-acetyltransferase: protein MSVTVEKRVDGPGTSEHADEAWTLKERIRREESVLKQRKRFFMDAYRRATTHLLYLDDDLVGFATVRRDGYILFLAVSPERRGEGFGRRLVAEVAEEHRTVTCHARATNDRALDFYEAIGFEIKRRIENYYEDNGDAYYLRLGPDERLRDRLSELIRR from the coding sequence GTGAGCGTCACCGTCGAGAAACGTGTCGATGGCCCCGGCACGAGCGAGCACGCCGACGAGGCCTGGACACTCAAAGAGCGCATCCGCCGGGAAGAAAGCGTCCTCAAACAGCGCAAGCGCTTCTTCATGGACGCCTACCGGCGGGCAACGACCCACCTGCTCTACCTCGACGACGACTTGGTCGGCTTCGCGACGGTGCGACGCGACGGCTACATCCTCTTTCTGGCCGTCTCCCCGGAACGTCGCGGCGAGGGGTTCGGCCGACGACTCGTCGCGGAGGTCGCGGAGGAGCATCGCACCGTCACCTGCCACGCCCGGGCGACGAACGACCGGGCGCTCGACTTCTACGAGGCCATCGGGTTCGAGATCAAGCGGCGGATCGAGAACTACTACGAGGACAACGGCGACGCGTACTACCTCCGGCTCGGTCCCGACGAGCGCCTGCGCGACCGGCTCTCCGAGTTGATCCGGCGCTAG
- a CDS encoding MFS transporter — translation MSLPVRRRRLLLWAALAAGFLFVNFHRTATAVLADSLARTFDATGSQLGLLHASFFYIYAALQLPAGLAVDRYGPRWVGALGLAVLSAGVLWFARSDTLLAAFLARTVVGLGGSVCYIATLRFCANWFRPDEYATMTGYTVAAAGAGGILATTPLALAIDRVGWRLAILATGMLTAVVAVAVAGAVRDTPTAAGYEDPGVGVGAPDGGSASLADIVANARTVLREAETWLMGLLLFLVLGVNFTVLGLWGVPFVADTYGVSVARASTYLLVGNVGFVLGSPAIGALSDRTGRRTELIVATAVVFALSYGVLVTVPPLPVVGVALFCALLANGGVSLVFTVGKERHEPAVAGTVTGVVNSLGYVGAATLPTVMGAVLDAYWTGEVINGARVYTVAGYRVAFAIATAAALLAVVAGLWLHRREARGIASPGPAAGDD, via the coding sequence ATGTCCCTCCCCGTTCGCCGACGGCGCCTCCTTCTGTGGGCCGCCCTCGCCGCCGGCTTCCTGTTCGTCAACTTCCACCGGACCGCCACGGCGGTCCTCGCCGACTCGCTCGCTCGCACCTTCGACGCGACCGGCTCCCAACTCGGCCTGCTCCACGCCTCGTTTTTCTACATCTACGCCGCCCTCCAACTCCCGGCGGGGCTCGCCGTCGACCGCTACGGGCCACGGTGGGTCGGCGCCCTCGGACTGGCCGTGCTGAGCGCCGGCGTCCTCTGGTTCGCGCGGAGCGACACGTTGCTGGCCGCCTTCCTCGCCCGGACCGTCGTGGGCCTCGGCGGCAGCGTCTGCTACATCGCCACTCTGCGGTTTTGTGCGAACTGGTTCCGGCCGGACGAGTACGCGACGATGACGGGGTACACCGTCGCCGCGGCGGGCGCGGGGGGTATCCTCGCGACGACGCCGTTGGCGCTCGCCATCGACCGGGTGGGCTGGCGGCTCGCCATCCTCGCGACGGGGATGCTCACCGCCGTCGTCGCCGTCGCCGTCGCGGGCGCGGTGCGGGACACGCCGACGGCTGCAGGGTACGAAGACCCGGGTGTCGGTGTCGGTGCCCCCGACGGTGGATCCGCCTCGCTCGCCGACATCGTCGCCAACGCCCGGACCGTCCTCCGTGAGGCCGAGACGTGGCTGATGGGCCTGCTGCTCTTTCTGGTCCTCGGCGTCAACTTCACCGTCCTCGGCCTGTGGGGTGTCCCCTTCGTCGCCGACACGTACGGCGTCTCCGTGGCGCGGGCGTCGACGTATCTCCTCGTCGGCAACGTCGGGTTCGTCCTCGGTTCACCCGCCATCGGCGCGCTGTCGGACCGAACCGGGCGGCGGACGGAACTCATCGTCGCGACGGCCGTCGTGTTCGCGCTCTCGTACGGCGTCTTGGTCACCGTCCCGCCGCTCCCCGTCGTCGGCGTCGCGCTCTTCTGTGCTCTCCTCGCCAACGGCGGCGTCTCGCTCGTGTTCACCGTCGGGAAGGAGCGCCACGAACCGGCCGTCGCCGGCACCGTCACGGGCGTCGTCAACAGCCTCGGTTACGTCGGCGCCGCGACGTTGCCGACGGTCATGGGCGCGGTTCTCGACGCCTACTGGACGGGGGAGGTGATCAACGGCGCGCGGGTGTACACCGTCGCCGGCTACCGCGTCGCCTTCGCCATCGCGACGGCGGCGGCCCTCCTCGCCGTCGTCGCCGGCCTGTGGCTCCACCGACGCGAGGCGCGGGGAATCGCCTCGCCGGGACCGGCCGCGGGCGACGACTGA
- a CDS encoding universal stress protein produces MVARILVPVDDSEMAMRALRHALDTFPEAEVTILHVSGGPSPMMGAATDLALSDDFADAAEERASDALDRARAVAAEYDAEVATEVRVGSPARIIVDAAEDFDAVVLGSHSGSLSERLFVGNVAEKVVRRSPVPVTVVR; encoded by the coding sequence ATGGTCGCTCGCATTCTCGTCCCCGTCGACGACTCCGAGATGGCGATGCGTGCGCTCCGGCACGCGCTCGACACCTTCCCCGAGGCCGAGGTGACGATACTCCACGTCAGTGGTGGGCCGTCGCCAATGATGGGCGCCGCGACGGACCTCGCACTCTCCGACGACTTCGCGGACGCGGCCGAGGAGCGTGCGAGCGACGCTCTGGACCGCGCCCGCGCCGTCGCCGCCGAGTACGACGCCGAGGTGGCGACCGAGGTGCGGGTCGGGTCCCCCGCGCGGATCATCGTCGACGCCGCCGAGGACTTCGACGCCGTCGTCCTCGGCAGCCACAGCGGGAGCCTCTCCGAACGGCTGTTCGTCGGGAACGTCGCCGAAAAAGTCGTCCGTCGCTCGCCCGTCCCCGTCACCGTCGTCCGGTAA
- a CDS encoding RtcB family protein, with protein MTTREFDGIRLERVREFVWELPREGDMRVPARVLASEALLDEIGEDKTLQQLRNATHLPGITGHALCMPDGHQGYGFPVGGVGATDVETGCISPGSVGYDINCGVRMMKTNLTYADVQGHEEELVNALFANVPSGLGGGGVVEGDMDTVEAVLSRGVDWALEEGWAVEDDLTHCEDGGRRPDADPSAVSRKAKDRGKNQLGSLGSGNHFLEVQRVTEVYRDDVADAYGLQPDQVVVLIHCGSRGLGHQTCTDYLRKIEKRHGDLLADLPDKELAAAPAGSELAEQYYGAMCACINFAWVNRQLIMHRVRQVFERVFDRSWESMDMHLLYDVAHNIAKKETHTVEGEERELYVHRKGATRAFPAGHPEVPPAYRDVGQPIIIPGSMGAGSYVLRGGEASMDLTFGSTAHGAGRLMSRTQAKQEFWGETVRDELREQNAVYVKAQSGATVAEEAPGVYKDVDEVVRVSDALGIGDKVARTYPVCNIKG; from the coding sequence ATGACAACACGCGAGTTCGACGGCATCCGGCTCGAACGCGTTCGGGAGTTCGTCTGGGAGCTGCCACGCGAGGGCGACATGCGCGTTCCCGCACGGGTGCTGGCGAGCGAGGCGCTGCTCGACGAAATCGGCGAGGACAAGACGCTCCAGCAGTTGCGAAACGCGACGCATCTCCCGGGGATCACCGGCCACGCCCTCTGTATGCCCGACGGTCACCAGGGCTACGGCTTCCCCGTCGGCGGCGTGGGCGCGACGGACGTAGAGACCGGCTGTATCTCCCCCGGTTCTGTGGGCTACGACATTAATTGCGGGGTGAGAATGATGAAAACAAATCTCACCTACGCCGACGTGCAGGGCCACGAGGAGGAACTCGTGAACGCGCTCTTCGCCAACGTCCCGTCCGGCCTCGGTGGCGGCGGCGTCGTCGAGGGAGATATGGACACCGTCGAGGCCGTCCTCTCCCGCGGCGTCGACTGGGCACTGGAGGAGGGGTGGGCCGTCGAGGACGACCTGACCCACTGCGAGGACGGGGGTCGGCGGCCGGACGCCGACCCGAGCGCGGTGTCACGGAAGGCGAAAGACCGCGGCAAAAACCAGCTCGGCAGCCTCGGCAGCGGCAACCACTTCCTCGAAGTCCAGCGCGTGACCGAGGTGTATCGTGACGACGTGGCCGACGCCTACGGGCTACAACCGGATCAGGTGGTCGTCCTCATCCACTGCGGGAGCCGAGGGCTGGGCCACCAGACCTGCACCGACTACCTCCGGAAAATCGAGAAGCGTCACGGCGACCTGCTGGCCGACCTCCCGGACAAGGAACTCGCGGCGGCGCCGGCGGGCTCCGAACTCGCCGAGCAGTACTACGGCGCGATGTGTGCCTGTATCAACTTCGCGTGGGTGAACCGCCAGTTGATCATGCACCGCGTCCGGCAGGTGTTCGAGCGCGTCTTCGACCGCTCGTGGGAGTCGATGGACATGCACCTGCTGTACGACGTGGCCCACAACATCGCGAAGAAGGAGACCCACACCGTCGAGGGCGAAGAGCGCGAACTGTACGTCCACCGCAAGGGCGCGACGCGGGCGTTCCCGGCGGGACACCCCGAGGTGCCTCCGGCCTACCGCGACGTCGGACAGCCGATCATCATCCCCGGGAGCATGGGCGCCGGGAGCTACGTCCTCCGTGGCGGCGAGGCGTCGATGGACCTCACGTTCGGCTCCACCGCCCACGGCGCCGGCCGGCTGATGAGCCGAACGCAGGCCAAACAGGAGTTCTGGGGCGAGACGGTACGGGACGAACTCCGGGAACAGAACGCAGTGTACGTCAAGGCCCAGAGCGGGGCGACGGTGGCCGAGGAGGCCCCGGGCGTCTACAAGGACGTGGACGAGGTGGTGCGCGTCTCCGACGCCCTGGGCATCGGCGACAAGGTGGCGCGGACGTATCCGGTCTGCAACATCAAAGGCTAG
- a CDS encoding 50S ribosomal protein L37e, whose translation MTGAGTPTQGKKNKTTHVKCRRCGEKSYHVRKKVCSSCGFGKSAKRRDYEWQSKAGE comes from the coding sequence ATGACGGGAGCCGGAACGCCGACTCAGGGCAAGAAGAACAAGACGACCCACGTCAAATGCCGACGCTGCGGTGAGAAATCCTACCACGTTCGAAAGAAAGTCTGCTCGTCGTGTGGCTTCGGCAAGTCCGCCAAACGCCGCGACTACGAGTGGCAGAGCAAGGCCGGCGAGTAA
- a CDS encoding translation initiation factor eIF-2B, whose translation MIDETIEEIRRMQTHSSSVVAVKATTALEELLDRDYRNVEGYERDLERNAGALRRANPSHASLHKAMRDVVENVLGETDSVEAAKSRTSEEIDRIVEGIETGKHEAAARAATTFEDGETVLTHDFSTTVLEAVEVAAAEGCHLTAYVTEARPRYLGRKTARRLAEMDRVEPHLLVDSAAGHVLDRCDRVVVGMTCIVGDTLYNRIGTFPLVAAASVANVPVTVVGSESKVIESDFVFENEEREPAEVIREPVAGVRIENPAYDATPMALIDEVVTDRGRSTL comes from the coding sequence ATGATCGACGAGACCATCGAGGAGATCCGCCGGATGCAGACCCACAGTTCGTCGGTGGTCGCGGTCAAGGCGACCACGGCACTCGAAGAACTCCTCGACCGGGACTACCGGAACGTCGAGGGCTACGAGCGCGACCTCGAACGCAACGCGGGGGCGCTCCGCCGGGCGAACCCCTCCCACGCCTCCCTCCACAAGGCGATGCGGGACGTCGTGGAGAACGTCCTCGGCGAGACCGACTCCGTCGAGGCGGCGAAGTCCCGCACCAGCGAGGAGATCGACCGGATCGTCGAGGGGATCGAGACGGGCAAACACGAGGCGGCGGCCCGTGCCGCGACCACGTTCGAAGACGGCGAGACGGTCCTCACCCACGACTTCTCGACGACCGTCCTGGAGGCCGTCGAGGTGGCGGCGGCGGAGGGCTGTCACCTCACCGCCTACGTCACCGAGGCGCGACCGCGCTATCTCGGGCGGAAGACCGCCCGCCGCCTCGCGGAGATGGACCGCGTCGAGCCACACCTCCTCGTCGACAGCGCCGCGGGGCACGTCCTCGACCGTTGTGACCGCGTCGTCGTCGGCATGACCTGTATCGTCGGCGACACGCTCTACAACCGCATCGGCACCTTCCCGCTCGTCGCCGCCGCGAGCGTCGCGAACGTCCCCGTCACCGTCGTCGGCTCGGAGTCGAAGGTCATCGAGAGCGACTTCGTCTTCGAGAACGAGGAGCGCGAACCGGCGGAGGTGATCCGCGAGCCGGTCGCGGGCGTCCGGATCGAAAACCCCGCCTACGACGCGACACCGATGGCACTGATCGACGAGGTGGTGACCGATCGGGGCCGGTCCACGCTCTAG
- a CDS encoding DUF7127 family protein, with the protein MVRQQYAGEDERFVRRYDYDDEWVIAADVGVGDDRLRVDVVGGTAIVLVDEETTMEFDLPGSAESVDTNNGVLVVRGTQ; encoded by the coding sequence ATGGTGAGACAGCAATACGCCGGTGAGGACGAACGGTTCGTCCGCCGGTACGACTACGACGACGAGTGGGTGATCGCCGCCGACGTGGGCGTCGGCGACGACCGCCTGCGCGTCGACGTCGTCGGCGGGACGGCCATCGTCCTCGTCGACGAGGAGACGACGATGGAGTTCGACCTTCCCGGTTCGGCCGAAAGCGTTGACACGAACAACGGCGTACTCGTCGTGAGGGGTACGCAATGA
- a CDS encoding archease, with amino-acid sequence MSYELRPHTADVAVAATGADLGETFAAVADGLAAATCDDVPATGERFSVTVDAEGLEALLFDYLDRLIYERDVRGVLPVANEASVHEADGEWVVEASARGVPFADVTARDVKAVTYSEMRVEETDEGWKAYVVLDV; translated from the coding sequence ATGAGCTACGAACTCCGCCCCCACACCGCGGACGTGGCCGTCGCGGCGACCGGCGCCGATCTCGGCGAAACGTTCGCCGCCGTCGCGGACGGCCTCGCGGCGGCCACCTGCGACGACGTTCCGGCGACCGGCGAGCGCTTCTCGGTCACCGTCGACGCCGAGGGACTCGAAGCCCTCCTCTTCGACTACCTCGACCGACTCATCTACGAACGCGACGTACGCGGGGTCCTCCCCGTCGCCAACGAGGCGTCGGTCCACGAGGCGGACGGGGAGTGGGTGGTCGAGGCGAGCGCCCGTGGCGTCCCCTTCGCCGACGTGACTGCCCGCGACGTGAAGGCCGTGACGTACTCCGAGATGCGCGTCGAGGAGACCGACGAGGGGTGGAAGGCGTACGTCGTGCTGGACGTGTAG